From a single Pseudomonas cremoricolorata genomic region:
- a CDS encoding acyltransferase — protein sequence MRRLLTGTLVALLLLLNTLVLIGPLLVCALIKLVLPGRYRDYASAGVMWFAETWAEIDKFIFARCVRTQWDIRGAENLRRDTSYLTISNHQSWVDIPALMEALNRRTPFFKFFLKKELIWVPLLGLAWWGLDYPFMKRYSKAFLDKHPELKGKDLEITKAACELYKRQPVNVVNYLEGTRFTPAKHAEQQSPYRHLLKPKAGGVAFVLAAMGEQLDALLDVTIVYPGDKAPGFWDLVNGSISRVIVDIQVRELDPVLWSGDYENDPEFRKVVQGWVNGLWSEKDERIGRLRGEMR from the coding sequence ATGCGCCGCCTGCTCACTGGCACCCTCGTCGCCCTATTGCTGCTGCTCAACACCCTCGTGCTGATCGGCCCCTTGCTGGTCTGCGCGCTGATCAAGCTGGTGCTGCCTGGGCGCTACCGCGATTACGCCTCGGCCGGGGTGATGTGGTTCGCCGAAACCTGGGCGGAAATCGACAAATTCATCTTTGCCCGCTGCGTACGCACGCAATGGGACATCCGCGGCGCAGAAAACCTGCGTCGCGACACCTCCTATCTGACCATCAGCAACCACCAGAGCTGGGTCGACATCCCTGCGTTGATGGAAGCACTCAACCGGCGTACGCCGTTCTTCAAGTTCTTCCTCAAGAAAGAACTGATCTGGGTGCCACTGCTGGGCCTGGCCTGGTGGGGCTTGGACTATCCGTTCATGAAGCGCTACAGCAAGGCGTTTCTGGACAAGCACCCGGAGTTGAAAGGCAAGGACCTGGAGATCACCAAGGCCGCCTGCGAGCTGTACAAGCGCCAACCAGTCAACGTCGTCAACTACCTCGAAGGCACCCGCTTCACCCCCGCCAAGCACGCCGAGCAGCAGTCGCCCTACCGTCACCTGCTCAAACCCAAGGCCGGTGGCGTCGCCTTCGTACTCGCCGCCATGGGCGAGCAGCTCGATGCCCTGCTGGATGTGACCATAGTCTACCCAGGCGACAAGGCCCCGGGGTTCTGGGACCTGGTCAACGGCAGCATCAGCCGGGTGATCGTCGACATCCAGGTACGCGAACTCGACCCGGTGCTGTGGAGCGGGGATTACGAGAATGATCCCGAGTTTCGCAAGGTGGTGCAGGGGTGGGTGAATGGGTTGTGGTCGGAGAAGGATGAGCGGATTGGACGGTTGAGGGGGGAGATGCGGTGA
- a CDS encoding RHS repeat-associated core domain-containing protein, translating to MRAEHEPTHLFYQDNTVSVCKAGVNARRLLRRGEMLLTDMSNMSTLSLLATDLSGSILIATHQEQNEIRNYSCYGVEPQTQSKTWPPGFNGEVYDSTTQCYALGNGYRNFSPAAMRFYSPDDLSPFDSGGLNAYCYCMGDPINHIDPTGHSRSWLFSNYAPAKELKERAASHNQLAQQRNSLAKAREYIISKWEKNQLRSPKNNRRYNNLAASIPALEKRVSESEKNFTKLYGPTYQSSSQQRITLRYSELERQRDVIALQSLPRVDYTKKTATRPMRSTALSKSWLTPEEHDYYDGQSRLSISFSGLANIIKNRNAEAAASIRGQV from the coding sequence ATGCGAGCTGAACATGAACCAACGCACCTATTTTACCAGGACAATACAGTAAGCGTATGTAAAGCAGGCGTTAATGCCCGACGACTCCTACGCCGGGGCGAAATGCTACTGACGGACATGTCAAATATGTCTACCCTTTCGTTGCTGGCCACCGACCTTAGCGGGTCGATCTTGATAGCAACCCATCAAGAACAAAACGAAATACGCAACTACTCATGTTATGGCGTCGAGCCTCAGACCCAGTCAAAGACATGGCCTCCTGGATTCAATGGTGAAGTATACGATTCAACAACCCAGTGCTATGCGCTGGGTAATGGGTATAGGAATTTCAGTCCTGCGGCAATGCGCTTCTATTCACCAGACGACTTAAGCCCTTTCGATAGCGGCGGACTGAATGCTTACTGCTACTGCATGGGAGACCCCATAAATCACATTGATCCAACTGGACACAGTCGGTCTTGGCTATTTTCAAACTACGCTCCAGCCAAGGAGCTTAAGGAACGCGCCGCTTCACACAACCAGCTAGCTCAACAAAGGAACTCGCTTGCGAAAGCCCGCGAGTACATCATCTCCAAGTGGGAAAAAAACCAATTAAGAAGTCCGAAAAATAATCGCAGATACAATAACTTAGCAGCGTCTATTCCCGCTCTAGAAAAGCGCGTATCGGAGAGCGAGAAGAATTTCACCAAGCTCTACGGGCCTACTTATCAATCCAGCTCGCAACAGAGAATTACTCTGAGATATTCGGAACTTGAAAGACAACGAGACGTGATCGCGCTTCAAAGCCTTCCCCGGGTTGACTACACCAAAAAAACAGCAACACGTCCAATGCGATCCACTGCGCTTAGTAAATCATGGCTCACACCAGAAGAGCATGATTATTATGACGGGCAGAGCAGGCTCAGCATTTCTTTTTCGGGGCTAGCAAACATTATCAAAAATCGCAATGCTGAAGCGGCCGCTTCGATCAGAGGACAAGTGTAA
- a CDS encoding ATP-dependent zinc protease family protein produces MKPLLALLSLVALPVMAADPNLYGRYENITVVDIGQTFKAKMDTGAYTASLSAKDIERFKRDGEDWVRFRLATPDAGSKVYEHKVARISNIKNRAEEGEDDAPETSSRPVVDLELCLGDVKRTVEVNLVDRSSFNYPLLIGAKALREFKAAIDPSKKYTAGKPDC; encoded by the coding sequence GTGAAACCTCTGCTTGCCCTGCTGTCGCTTGTCGCTTTGCCGGTAATGGCTGCCGACCCGAACCTGTATGGACGTTACGAGAACATCACCGTGGTCGACATCGGCCAGACCTTCAAGGCCAAGATGGATACCGGTGCCTACACCGCCTCGCTGTCGGCCAAGGACATCGAGCGCTTCAAGCGTGATGGCGAGGATTGGGTACGCTTCCGCCTGGCGACCCCCGATGCTGGCAGCAAGGTCTACGAACACAAGGTGGCGCGCATCAGCAACATCAAGAACCGCGCCGAGGAAGGGGAGGACGACGCACCGGAAACCTCCAGCCGCCCGGTGGTCGACCTGGAGCTGTGCCTGGGTGATGTGAAACGCACCGTCGAGGTGAACCTGGTGGACCGCAGCAGCTTCAATTACCCGCTGCTGATCGGCGCCAAGGCGCTACGTGAGTTCAAGGCGGCGATCGACCCGTCGAAGAAATACACCGCTGGCAAGCCCGATTGCTGA
- a CDS encoding glutathione S-transferase: protein MASMTLFHSPLSPFVRKVMVVLHETGQLDRVTLQGVDISPVKPDATLNQGNPIGKIPALRLADGTVLHDSRVICEYLDQQHVGLPLLPREGSARWRRLTLMSQADAILDAAVSSRYEVAVRPADKRWDGWLDAQSEKIRRSLADLEQQHLAEIASGFDLAAIGLACALGYLDLRQPEFGWRERQPGLAAWYAEVAKRPSMLATAPTA from the coding sequence ATGGCCAGCATGACGCTGTTCCATTCGCCGCTCTCGCCGTTCGTGCGCAAGGTCATGGTGGTGCTGCACGAAACCGGGCAGCTCGATCGGGTGACCCTGCAAGGGGTAGACATCAGCCCCGTCAAGCCCGACGCAACACTCAACCAGGGCAACCCCATCGGCAAGATCCCCGCCCTGCGCCTGGCCGACGGCACGGTGCTGCACGACAGCCGGGTGATCTGCGAGTACCTCGACCAGCAGCACGTCGGCCTGCCGCTGCTGCCCCGTGAAGGCTCTGCGCGCTGGCGTCGCCTGACGCTGATGTCGCAGGCCGATGCCATTCTCGATGCTGCCGTGTCGAGCCGCTACGAAGTGGCCGTGCGGCCCGCCGACAAGCGCTGGGACGGCTGGCTCGATGCGCAGAGCGAGAAGATTCGCCGCAGCCTGGCTGATCTTGAGCAGCAGCACTTGGCCGAAATCGCCTCAGGCTTCGACCTGGCGGCCATTGGCCTGGCCTGCGCCCTGGGCTACCTCGACCTGCGCCAGCCCGAGTTCGGCTGGCGTGAGCGGCAGCCAGGTCTGGCCGCGTGGTATGCCGAAGTGGCCAAGCGGCCGTCGATGCTGGCGACAGCGCCGACAGCTTGA
- the msrA gene encoding peptide-methionine (S)-S-oxide reductase MsrA, which produces MVLRSEILVNKNVLPTAEQALPGRETPMSLPERHYVFKETPLLGPFFEDVDFAIFALGCFWGAERRFWQREGVVSTVVGYAGGFTPNPTYEEVCSGLTGHTEVVLVVFDKAKVSYGELLAMFWELHNPTQGMRQGNDVGTQYRSAIYCTSPEQLQQAEASKAAYQAELDKAGFGPITTEIEQAPTVYFAEDYHQQYLAKNPNGYCGIGGTGVCLPPSLQGN; this is translated from the coding sequence ATGGTTTTGCGTTCGGAAATTCTGGTGAACAAAAACGTCCTGCCCACCGCAGAGCAAGCCCTGCCCGGCCGCGAAACGCCGATGAGCCTGCCCGAGCGGCACTATGTGTTCAAGGAAACCCCACTGCTCGGCCCGTTCTTCGAAGATGTCGACTTCGCCATCTTCGCCCTGGGCTGCTTCTGGGGCGCCGAGCGACGCTTCTGGCAGCGTGAAGGCGTGGTCAGCACGGTGGTCGGCTATGCCGGTGGCTTCACCCCCAACCCAACCTACGAAGAAGTCTGCTCGGGCCTGACCGGCCACACCGAAGTGGTGCTGGTGGTATTCGACAAAGCCAAGGTCAGCTACGGCGAGCTGCTGGCGATGTTCTGGGAACTGCACAACCCGACCCAGGGCATGCGCCAGGGCAACGATGTCGGCACCCAGTACCGCTCCGCCATCTACTGCACCAGCCCCGAGCAGTTGCAGCAGGCCGAGGCGAGCAAGGCCGCGTACCAAGCCGAACTGGACAAGGCCGGCTTTGGCCCCATCACCACCGAAATCGAGCAAGCGCCGACCGTGTACTTCGCCGAGGACTACCACCAGCAGTACCTGGCGAAAAACCCCAACGGCTACTGCGGCATCGGCGGCACGGGTGTCTGCCTGCCGCCCAGCCTGCAGGGCAACTGA